From one Peromyscus maniculatus bairdii isolate BWxNUB_F1_BW_parent chromosome 17, HU_Pman_BW_mat_3.1, whole genome shotgun sequence genomic stretch:
- the Cln8 gene encoding protein CLN8 isoform X3, translating into MTPGSSHGMAESIFDLDYASWKIRATLAVAGFVFYLGVFVVCHQLSSSLNATYRSLLAKEKVFWNLAATRAVFGVQSTAAGLWALLGDPVLHADKALGQRNWCWFHVTTATGFFLFENAAVHLSNLLFRTFDAFLAVHHLFAFLGFLGSSVNLRAGHYLAMTTLLLEMSTPFTCVSWMLLKAGWSDSLFWKVNQWLMIHMFHCRMILTYHMWWVCFQHWGALVGSLYLPHFALFLCGLALLTLILNPYWTHKKTQQLLNPVDWNFAQPETKGSRQERTNGQVPQKKRL; encoded by the exons ATGACTCCTGGGAGCAGTCACGGCATGGCGGAGAGCATCTTTGACCTGGACTATGCTTCCTGGAAGATCCGCGCGACCCTAGCGGTAGCCGGCTTTGTCTTCTACCTGGGCGTCTTTGTGGTCTGCCACCAGCTGTCGTCCTCCCTGAATGCCACCTACCGCTCTCTGCTGGCCAAAGAGAAGGTCTTCTGGAACCTGGCGGCCACCCGCGCCGTCTTCGGGGTGCAGAGCACCGCCGCCGGCCTGTGGGCTCTGCTGGGGGACCCTGTGCTCCACGCCGACAAGGCCCTGGGGCAGCGGAACTGGTGCTGGTTTCACGTCACCACGGCCACTGGGTTCTTCCTCTTCGAGAACGCGGCCGTCCACCTGTCCAACCTGCTCTTCCGGACGTTCGACGCGTTCTTGGCTGTCCACCACCTCTTTGCCTTCCTTGGGTTCCTGGGTTCGTCGGTCAATCTCAGGGCCGGCCACTACCTGGCCATGACCACGTTGCTCTTGGAGATGAGCACACCTTTCACCTGCGTTTCCTGGATGCTCCTGAAG GCTGGCTGGTCAGACTCCCTGTTCTGGAAGGTCAACCAGTGGTTAATGATCCACATGTTTCACTGCCGCATGATCCTCACCTACCACATGTGGTGGGTGTGCTTCCAGCACTGGGGCGCCCTGGTCGGCAGCCTGTACCTGCCTCACTTTGCGCTCTTCCTCTGCGGGCTGGCCCTGCTCACACTCATCCTCAACCCCTACTGGACGCACAAAAAGACCCAGCAGCTTCTTAACCCCGTGGACTGGAACTTCGCCCAGCCCGAAACcaagggcagcaggcaggaaagGACCAATGGCCAGGTGCCTCAGAAAAAGAGGCTCTAG
- the Cln8 gene encoding protein CLN8 isoform X2 gives MIEDGWPKILETASLKGRSAVRPSCPVLAPRGDTPGVQIRIMTPGSSHGMAESIFDLDYASWKIRATLAVAGFVFYLGVFVVCHQLSSSLNATYRSLLAKEKVFWNLAATRAVFGVQSTAAGLWALLGDPVLHADKALGQRNWCWFHVTTATGFFLFENAAVHLSNLLFRTFDAFLAVHHLFAFLGFLGSSVNLRAGHYLAMTTLLLEMSTPFTCVSWMLLKAGWSDSLFWKVNQWLMIHMFHCRMILTYHMWWVCFQHWGALVGSLYLPHFALFLCGLALLTLILNPYWTHKKTQQLLNPVDWNFAQPETKGSRQERTNGQVPQKKRL, from the exons ATG attgAGGATGGATGGCCGAAGATCCTTGAGACAGCTTCACTGAAAGGGAGGAGCGCTGTCAGGCCCAGCTGCCCGGTGTTGGCCCCCCGGGGGGACACCCCTGGCGTCCAGATTAGGATCATGACTCCTGGGAGCAGTCACGGCATGGCGGAGAGCATCTTTGACCTGGACTATGCTTCCTGGAAGATCCGCGCGACCCTAGCGGTAGCCGGCTTTGTCTTCTACCTGGGCGTCTTTGTGGTCTGCCACCAGCTGTCGTCCTCCCTGAATGCCACCTACCGCTCTCTGCTGGCCAAAGAGAAGGTCTTCTGGAACCTGGCGGCCACCCGCGCCGTCTTCGGGGTGCAGAGCACCGCCGCCGGCCTGTGGGCTCTGCTGGGGGACCCTGTGCTCCACGCCGACAAGGCCCTGGGGCAGCGGAACTGGTGCTGGTTTCACGTCACCACGGCCACTGGGTTCTTCCTCTTCGAGAACGCGGCCGTCCACCTGTCCAACCTGCTCTTCCGGACGTTCGACGCGTTCTTGGCTGTCCACCACCTCTTTGCCTTCCTTGGGTTCCTGGGTTCGTCGGTCAATCTCAGGGCCGGCCACTACCTGGCCATGACCACGTTGCTCTTGGAGATGAGCACACCTTTCACCTGCGTTTCCTGGATGCTCCTGAAG GCTGGCTGGTCAGACTCCCTGTTCTGGAAGGTCAACCAGTGGTTAATGATCCACATGTTTCACTGCCGCATGATCCTCACCTACCACATGTGGTGGGTGTGCTTCCAGCACTGGGGCGCCCTGGTCGGCAGCCTGTACCTGCCTCACTTTGCGCTCTTCCTCTGCGGGCTGGCCCTGCTCACACTCATCCTCAACCCCTACTGGACGCACAAAAAGACCCAGCAGCTTCTTAACCCCGTGGACTGGAACTTCGCCCAGCCCGAAACcaagggcagcaggcaggaaagGACCAATGGCCAGGTGCCTCAGAAAAAGAGGCTCTAG
- the Cln8 gene encoding protein CLN8 isoform X1 — MQIEDGWPKILETASLKGRSAVRPSCPVLAPRGDTPGVQIRIMTPGSSHGMAESIFDLDYASWKIRATLAVAGFVFYLGVFVVCHQLSSSLNATYRSLLAKEKVFWNLAATRAVFGVQSTAAGLWALLGDPVLHADKALGQRNWCWFHVTTATGFFLFENAAVHLSNLLFRTFDAFLAVHHLFAFLGFLGSSVNLRAGHYLAMTTLLLEMSTPFTCVSWMLLKAGWSDSLFWKVNQWLMIHMFHCRMILTYHMWWVCFQHWGALVGSLYLPHFALFLCGLALLTLILNPYWTHKKTQQLLNPVDWNFAQPETKGSRQERTNGQVPQKKRL; from the exons ATGCAG attgAGGATGGATGGCCGAAGATCCTTGAGACAGCTTCACTGAAAGGGAGGAGCGCTGTCAGGCCCAGCTGCCCGGTGTTGGCCCCCCGGGGGGACACCCCTGGCGTCCAGATTAGGATCATGACTCCTGGGAGCAGTCACGGCATGGCGGAGAGCATCTTTGACCTGGACTATGCTTCCTGGAAGATCCGCGCGACCCTAGCGGTAGCCGGCTTTGTCTTCTACCTGGGCGTCTTTGTGGTCTGCCACCAGCTGTCGTCCTCCCTGAATGCCACCTACCGCTCTCTGCTGGCCAAAGAGAAGGTCTTCTGGAACCTGGCGGCCACCCGCGCCGTCTTCGGGGTGCAGAGCACCGCCGCCGGCCTGTGGGCTCTGCTGGGGGACCCTGTGCTCCACGCCGACAAGGCCCTGGGGCAGCGGAACTGGTGCTGGTTTCACGTCACCACGGCCACTGGGTTCTTCCTCTTCGAGAACGCGGCCGTCCACCTGTCCAACCTGCTCTTCCGGACGTTCGACGCGTTCTTGGCTGTCCACCACCTCTTTGCCTTCCTTGGGTTCCTGGGTTCGTCGGTCAATCTCAGGGCCGGCCACTACCTGGCCATGACCACGTTGCTCTTGGAGATGAGCACACCTTTCACCTGCGTTTCCTGGATGCTCCTGAAG GCTGGCTGGTCAGACTCCCTGTTCTGGAAGGTCAACCAGTGGTTAATGATCCACATGTTTCACTGCCGCATGATCCTCACCTACCACATGTGGTGGGTGTGCTTCCAGCACTGGGGCGCCCTGGTCGGCAGCCTGTACCTGCCTCACTTTGCGCTCTTCCTCTGCGGGCTGGCCCTGCTCACACTCATCCTCAACCCCTACTGGACGCACAAAAAGACCCAGCAGCTTCTTAACCCCGTGGACTGGAACTTCGCCCAGCCCGAAACcaagggcagcaggcaggaaagGACCAATGGCCAGGTGCCTCAGAAAAAGAGGCTCTAG